One genomic region from Amia ocellicauda isolate fAmiCal2 chromosome 4, fAmiCal2.hap1, whole genome shotgun sequence encodes:
- the romo1 gene encoding reactive oxygen species modulator 1: MPVAVGPYGQSQPNCFDRVKMGFMMGFAVGMAAGAMFGTFSCLRIGMRGRELMGGVGKTMMQSGGTFGTFMAIGMGIRC; this comes from the exons ATGCCAGTGGCAGTCGGACCGTACGGGCAGTCCCAGCCCAACTGCTTTGACAGGGTCAAGATGGGCTTCATGATGGGCTTTGCGGTGGGCATGGCGGCAGGGGCCATGTTCGGCACCTTCTCCTGTCTCAG GATCGGGATGAGAGGCAGGGAGCTGATGGGAGGTGTGGGGAAGACCATGATGCAGAGTGGGGGCACGTTTGGGACGTTCATGGCCATCGGAATGGGCATCCGCTGCTGA